One window from the genome of Armatimonadota bacterium encodes:
- the corA gene encoding magnesium/cobalt transporter CorA yields MIKTYLFTEGKFKQDVPLDDWRSLVSGDCALLWVDISEFDKNEIEDIAGKFGLHQLAIESCLDGYRRPHLYEFEDHFYVNMTLISPRNHKNHGIKPGEMHLFVGGKFIITASKEKTSDAVNNAIKEYQDTPGLCSRGPMYGVYLLAEDLVESYFPIVENLDNQADEIESQMLNNATKKSLHRLFGLKRNAFELRRLLGPQRDIFSELARRDFSFIEGENQVYFQDVYNRMIRIFDMLDTIREILSGSLDIYLSTVSNRLNQVMMALTVAATILMTLSFITGFYGMNFTHLPWLHAPNAFRNITILMIAITLGMLWWFRRIKWL; encoded by the coding sequence ATGATCAAAACATATCTATTCACTGAAGGCAAGTTCAAGCAGGATGTGCCTCTTGATGACTGGCGCTCACTGGTCAGCGGTGATTGCGCTCTGCTGTGGGTCGATATAAGCGAGTTTGACAAGAATGAAATCGAAGATATCGCAGGCAAGTTCGGTCTGCACCAGTTAGCTATTGAGTCGTGCCTGGATGGATACCGCAGGCCGCATTTGTATGAGTTCGAAGACCATTTCTACGTCAACATGACCCTTATCAGCCCGCGCAATCATAAAAACCATGGCATAAAGCCGGGTGAAATGCATTTATTTGTAGGCGGCAAGTTTATCATTACCGCATCGAAAGAGAAGACCAGCGACGCCGTAAACAATGCGATTAAAGAGTATCAGGATACGCCGGGGCTTTGCTCGCGCGGACCGATGTACGGCGTGTATCTGCTTGCGGAGGATTTGGTAGAGAGCTATTTTCCAATTGTAGAGAACCTGGACAATCAGGCGGATGAGATAGAGTCTCAAATGCTCAACAATGCGACCAAAAAATCGCTGCACAGGCTCTTTGGGCTAAAGAGAAATGCATTTGAGCTTCGGAGGCTGCTTGGTCCGCAGAGGGATATCTTTAGTGAGCTGGCCAGACGAGACTTTTCATTTATCGAGGGTGAGAACCAGGTATACTTTCAGGATGTATACAACCGGATGATACGTATTTTCGATATGTTGGATACCATACGTGAGATATTGAGCGGGAGTTTGGATATATATCTATCCACTGTCTCGAACCGTCTCAACCAGGTGATGATGGCGCTGACAGTCGCCGCTACGATCCTGATGACGCTCTCATTCATCACCGGCTTCTATGGCATGAACTTCACGCATCTGCCGTGGCTTCACGCGCCGAACGCATTTCGTAACATCACGATCCTGATGATTGCCATAACATTGGGAATGCTGTGGTGGTTCAGACGGATCAAGTGGCTTTGA
- a CDS encoding HNH endonuclease codes for MNHEVLVLNSDYEPLNICNIRRAISLVFLGKVDVLHESPRELHTISTAYVAPSVVRLRNHVRRPMPQIKLSRRSILARDHYTCQYCGHKGSDLTVDHVIPRRLGGQNTWDNLVACCKKCNTKKGDKTLSQLNYTLNQQPKKPKYVPFISLTKFMAGANNEVWRDYLPVFDHPSNTQTTERETVPTAAG; via the coding sequence ATGAATCATGAGGTCCTCGTCCTAAACAGCGACTACGAGCCGCTCAATATCTGCAACATCAGGCGGGCGATATCGCTTGTGTTTCTCGGCAAAGTCGATGTGCTCCATGAAAGTCCAAGAGAATTGCACACGATAAGCACCGCATATGTGGCGCCTTCGGTCGTCAGGCTCAGAAACCATGTCAGACGGCCGATGCCGCAGATCAAGCTCTCCAGACGCAGCATCCTCGCGAGGGATCACTATACCTGCCAGTATTGCGGGCATAAGGGCAGCGATCTGACGGTGGACCACGTGATTCCGCGCAGACTAGGAGGCCAAAATACTTGGGACAACCTTGTGGCATGCTGCAAGAAGTGCAACACAAAGAAAGGCGATAAGACCCTCTCGCAGCTAAATTATACTCTCAATCAGCAGCCCAAAAAGCCGAAGTATGTGCCGTTCATAAGCCTGACCAAGTTCATGGCGGGCGCAAACAATGAGGTTTGGAGAGATTATCTGCCCGTATTTGACCACCCGTCAAACACTCAGACGACTGAAAGAGAGACTGTGCCGACCGCAGCAGGATAA
- a CDS encoding 2-oxoacid:acceptor oxidoreductase family protein: MHQEVRIAGIGGQGIMLIGQLLAYATVLEDRNVVWFPSYGPETRGGSAECTVIMSTDEIGSPVSSSPHTLIALTQDMLDKFAPSVRREGLIVVNTSLAEKPGYRDDCDIVGIDAGNIAEELGSSKAANMVMLGAYAQLVKPVSLESIAKSMAQALPKRNHKFIPLNTAALEKGAQIIDATMR; the protein is encoded by the coding sequence ATGCATCAGGAAGTTAGAATAGCGGGCATTGGCGGCCAGGGAATTATGTTGATAGGTCAACTCCTGGCATACGCGACAGTGCTTGAAGATAGAAATGTGGTGTGGTTTCCGTCATATGGTCCCGAGACCAGAGGCGGATCGGCTGAGTGCACGGTTATAATGTCGACTGACGAAATCGGTTCGCCGGTCTCATCATCGCCGCACACTCTCATAGCGCTGACCCAGGATATGCTTGATAAATTCGCTCCGTCTGTTCGGCGAGAAGGGTTGATAGTAGTCAACACATCCCTTGCCGAAAAACCAGGCTATCGTGATGACTGCGATATAGTCGGAATCGACGCTGGCAACATTGCAGAAGAACTCGGCAGCTCAAAGGCTGCAAATATGGTGATGCTTGGAGCTTATGCGCAGCTTGTCAAACCGGTTTCGCTGGAATCCATAGCAAAATCCATGGCCCAGGCGCTGCCCAAGCGTAACCATAAGTTCATACCTTTGAACACAGCCGCGCTTGAAAAAGGCGCACAAATTATCGACGCAACTATGCGTTGA
- a CDS encoding thiamine pyrophosphate-dependent enzyme, which produces MQKVFERPKGLTDAEFSYCAGCLHSTTHRLIAEVMDELDIIHQTVGVCPVGCAVFMYEYMSCDIIEASHGRAPSVATGVKRMLPDRVVWSYQGDGDLASIGTAEIVHAAGRGENISVIFINNTTYGMTGGQMAPTTLIGQKTTTCPTGRDPHVNGYPIRVCEMLATLDGPSYIERVAPTSPAGLVKTKKAIKHAFQNQIDGKGFSLVEVLSNCPTNWRMTPIESFKWIDEKMSEVFPVGVFVDR; this is translated from the coding sequence ATGCAAAAGGTATTTGAACGACCAAAAGGACTTACGGATGCTGAGTTCTCTTACTGTGCTGGATGTCTCCACAGCACGACCCATCGCCTTATAGCCGAGGTCATGGACGAACTTGATATCATTCACCAAACCGTCGGAGTATGTCCCGTCGGCTGTGCGGTTTTCATGTATGAATATATGTCGTGCGATATTATTGAGGCCTCTCATGGCAGAGCGCCATCTGTTGCGACGGGTGTAAAGCGGATGCTGCCGGACAGAGTCGTATGGTCATATCAGGGTGACGGCGACCTGGCATCTATAGGCACCGCTGAGATCGTCCATGCGGCAGGCAGAGGCGAGAATATATCGGTTATCTTTATCAACAACACTACATACGGTATGACAGGCGGGCAGATGGCTCCGACCACACTGATCGGCCAGAAGACGACTACCTGCCCGACCGGTAGAGACCCGCATGTGAACGGCTACCCAATACGTGTATGTGAGATGCTGGCGACTTTGGACGGACCGTCTTATATCGAAAGAGTCGCGCCTACAAGCCCGGCGGGTCTTGTCAAGACAAAAAAGGCGATCAAACACGCATTTCAGAATCAGATCGACGGCAAAGGCTTCTCTCTGGTGGAAGTGCTCAGCAACTGCCCCACAAACTGGAGAATGACACCTATCGAATCATTTAAGTGGATCGATGAGAAAATGAGTGAAGTCTTTCCTGTCGGAGTATTTGTAGATAGATAA
- a CDS encoding 3-methyl-2-oxobutanoate dehydrogenase subunit VorB, producing the protein MATKKLTKGNAALCYGAIAAGCKAFFGYPITPQNEVPEYMSELMPANGGVFIQAESEVSAINMVYGAACAGKRAMTSSSSPGVSLKQEGISYIAACELPCVIVNVQRGGPGLGNTLPGQADYFQATKGGGHGDYKLLVLAPWSVQECYEFMPLAFDLADKYRNPAMILMDAIIGQMLEPLDMHDNFDIVEYPKPWATNGARGRAHNIINSLWIDPEVLEGLNQRIQAKYAAAQMHEVRFKEYQTEDAELVMVAYGCPARICRSVVDMARDEGMKVGLLRPITLFPFPTLQIADLAKDGKRFLVVEMNCGQMVEDVRLAVNGASEVEFYGRSGGAVPTPTEILNEVRARFGKPPVVSHYSSRKETAN; encoded by the coding sequence ATGGCGACAAAGAAATTGACTAAGGGCAACGCTGCCCTGTGTTACGGAGCGATAGCAGCAGGATGCAAAGCATTCTTTGGCTACCCGATCACTCCACAAAATGAAGTTCCCGAGTATATGTCCGAACTTATGCCCGCAAATGGCGGAGTATTTATACAGGCCGAAAGTGAAGTCTCGGCCATCAACATGGTCTACGGCGCGGCATGCGCCGGCAAGAGAGCTATGACTTCATCCTCAAGCCCGGGAGTCAGCCTCAAACAGGAAGGAATCTCCTATATAGCCGCATGTGAGCTGCCGTGCGTTATTGTCAATGTTCAACGCGGTGGACCGGGTCTGGGAAACACACTTCCCGGCCAGGCGGACTATTTCCAAGCAACAAAGGGCGGCGGGCACGGAGACTATAAGCTGCTGGTTCTAGCTCCATGGAGCGTGCAGGAGTGCTATGAGTTCATGCCGCTTGCATTCGACTTGGCGGATAAATATCGCAACCCGGCAATGATCCTTATGGACGCCATCATCGGCCAGATGCTCGAACCGTTGGATATGCATGATAACTTCGATATAGTCGAGTATCCGAAGCCATGGGCCACAAACGGCGCCAGAGGACGCGCTCATAATATCATCAACTCTCTCTGGATCGACCCTGAGGTGCTGGAAGGCCTTAACCAGCGCATTCAGGCAAAATATGCTGCCGCGCAGATGCATGAGGTCAGGTTCAAGGAATATCAGACCGAAGATGCCGAGCTTGTAATGGTTGCATACGGCTGCCCTGCGCGCATTTGCCGAAGCGTGGTCGACATGGCGCGCGACGAAGGAATGAAAGTCGGGCTGCTGCGCCCTATCACTCTCTTCCCGTTCCCTACCCTGCAGATCGCCGATCTCGCCAAAGACGGCAAGCGATTCCTGGTGGTCGAGATGAACTGCGGTCAGATGGTAGAGGATGTAAGGCTGGCTGTGAACGGAGCGTCCGAGGTAGAGTTCTATGGACGCAGCGGCGGAGCTGTCCCGACGCCGACCGAGATACTAAACGAAGTGCGCGCAAGGTTCGGCAAGCCGCCTGTAGTATCGCACTATTCGAGCAGGAAGGAGACAGCCAACTGA
- a CDS encoding ferredoxin family protein, with the protein MAGTIKIDRERCKGCELCVHFCPNGCITMEDSFNHKGYRPSCFIKKDECTGCAICARMCPDVAIEVWR; encoded by the coding sequence TTGGCAGGCACAATCAAGATCGACCGCGAAAGATGCAAGGGCTGTGAGCTGTGCGTTCACTTCTGTCCTAACGGCTGCATCACGATGGAGGATTCATTCAACCACAAGGGTTACCGTCCATCGTGTTTTATCAAAAAGGACGAGTGCACAGGCTGCGCCATATGTGCGCGCATGTGCCCGGATGTCGCGATCGAGGTATGGAGATAA